A genomic stretch from Penicillium digitatum chromosome 4, complete sequence includes:
- a CDS encoding 1,3-beta-glucan synthase catalytic subunit FksP has translation MSGYAGGGHFDDGFAQQGQAHGQTHGDSYYQDEHAQGYYDNQGYGDGYYDQGNGYYGAEGGHGGDAAHADGAPHADAGQGYADGGYYEGGNQDQYYDQAQGQPRGRRGNDSEEDSETFSDFTMKSETARAADMDYYGRGDERYNSYSDSQYGGAGGYRPPSSQISYGGNRSSGASTPVYGAEFSNTLPTSQRSREPYPAWSSEAQIPLSKEEVEDIFLDLVNKFGFQRDSMRNMYDHMMTLLDSRASRMTPNQALLSIHADYIGGHNANYRRWYFAAHLDLDDAVGFANVKLGKGDRKTRKARRAAAKAAKQNPENEEETLEALEGDNSLEAAEYRWKSRMNRMSQHDRARQIALYLLIWGEANQVRFLPECVCFIFKCADDYYTSPECQARVEPVEEFTYLNEIITPLYQYCRDQGYEIVDGKYVRREVDHNKIIGYDDMNQLFWYPEGIERIGFEDKTRLVDLPISQRWPKLKDVVWKKAFFKTYKETRSWFHMITNFNRIWVIHLGAFWFFTAYNAPTLYTINYQQQVDNKPETPKYLAAVGFGGALVSLIQILATIFEWAYVPRRWAGAQHLRKRFMFLVFVFIINLAPGIVIFSILPGLTMSDSTKHGIGLALGIVHFVLAILTTAFFAIQPLGALFGSYLNKGGRQYVASQTFTASFSRLSGNDMWMSYGLWVCVFGAKLSESYFFLTLSFKDPIRILSPMQIHQCTGAKYIGNTLCHRQPQILLGLMAFMDLTLFFLDSYLWYIICNAIFSVARSFYLGVSIWSPWRNIFSRLPKRIYSKVLATTDMEIKYKPKVLISQVWNAIIISMYREHLLAIDHVQKLLYHQVPSEQEGKRTLRAPTFFVSQEDQSFKTEFFPQGSEAERRISFFAQSLSTPMPEPLPVDNMPTFTVLIPHYSEKILLSLREIIREDEPYSRVTLLEYLKQLHPHEWDCFVKDTKILADETSQFNGDYEKPEKDAAKSKVDDLPFYCIGFKSAAPEYTLRTRIWSSLRSQTLYRTISGFMNYSRAIKLLYRVENPEVVQMFGGNSEKLERELERMARRKFRICVSMQRYAKFSKDERENTEFLLRAYPDLQIAYLDEEPPVNEGDEPRLYSALIDGHCELLENNLRKPKFRVQLSGNPILGDGKSDNQNHSIIFYRGEYIQLVDANQDNYLEECLKIRSVLAEFEELSTDNVSPYAPGAALPDQDPVAILGAREYIFSESVGVLGDVAASKEQTFGTLFARTLAQIGGKLHYGHPDFLNATFMCTRGGVSKAQKGLHLNEDIYIGMNALLRGGRIKHCEYYQCGKGRDLGFGSILNFTTKIGTGMGEQMLSREYYYLGTQLPLDRFLSFYYAHPGFHLNNMFIMVSVQMFMVVLINLGALKHETITCRYNPDLPITDPLVPTLCVNLIPIINWVNRCVISIFIVFWISFVPLAVQELTERGVWRMATRLAKHFGSFSFMFEVFVCQIYSNAVHQNLSFGGARYIGTGRGFATARIPFGVLYSRFASPSIYLGARLLLMLLFSTTTVWTPALIWFWVSLLALSISPFLFNPHQFSWNDFFIDYRDYIRWLSRGNSRSHASSWIGFCRLSRTRTTGYKRKLIGVPSEKGCGDIPKARLSNIFFSEIVGPLIGVAVTLIPYLYINSRTMYSDDNKWAANPILRVAIVGLAPVGVNAGVAGMFFGLACCMGPVFGMCCKKFGAVLAAIAHAIAVIVFLLLFLAMFFLESLSWARTISGMIAAMTLQRFIYKLIISLALTREFKNDQSNIAWWTGKWYNMGWHSFSQPGREFLCKITELGYFATDFFLGHILLFAMLPLLAIPYIDTFHSVLLFWLRPSSQIRPPIYSLKQSKLRKRRVVRFAILYFTLLLIFVVIIAAPVVLRNTNQLDSILEGGIWKSLGVASTTGIGLLQPLDRGLNDTVSWYTGSNIPKGYTSGTIPAAFEGTGVWSI, from the exons ATGTCGGGCTACGCAGGCGGAGGTCACTTTGACGATGGCTTTGCCCAGCAGGGGCAGGCACACGGTCAGACTCATGGTGACTCCTACTACCAGGACGAACATGCCCAGGGTTATTATGATAACCAAGGATACGGCGATGGTTATTATGACCAAGG TAATGGCTACTACGGAGCGGAGGGTGGTCACGGCGGCGACGCTGCCCATGCAGACGGCGCACCCCACGCCGATGCAGGCCAAGGGTACGCCGATGGAGGGTATTACGAAGGCGGAAACCAAGACCAGTACTACGACCAGGCACAAGGACAACCGCGAGGCCGCCGTGGCAATGATTCCGAGGAGGATTCTGAGACCTTCAGCGACTTCACAATGAAGTCCGAGACTGCTCGAGCCGCGGACATGGACTACTATGGCCGAGGAGATGAACGGTACAACAGCTACTCAGACAGCCAGTATGGCGGTGCTGGTGGCTACCGTCCTCCCTCGTCCCAAATCTCCTACGGAGGTAACCGGTCGTCTGGTGCTTCGACTCCTGTCTACGGAGCAGAGTTCAGCAACACCCTTCCCACGAGCCAGCGCTCGCGTGAGCCGTATCCTGCCTGGAGCTCCGAAGCACAGATCCCTCTCTCAAAGGAGGAGGTAGAGGACATCTTCCTAGATTTGGTCAACAAGTTTGGCTTCCAGCGAGACAGCATGCGAAACATGTATGACCACATGATGACTTTGTTGGACTCTCGTGCTTCGCGTATGACACCCAACCAGGCGCTCCTCTCCATTCATGCCGACTATATCGGTGGCCACAACGCTAATTACCGACGGTGGTATTTTGCTGCTCATCTCGATCTCGATGATGCAGTAGGTTTCGCCAACGTGAAGCTCGGTAAGGGCGATCGCAAGACGCGGAAGGCCCGCAGGGCCGCAGCCAAGGCCGCCAAACAGAACCCCGAGAACGAAGAGGAAACACTGGAGGCTTTGGAGGGAGACAACAGCTTGGAGGCAGCTGAATACCGATGGAAATCTCGCATGAACCGCATGTCCCAGCACGACCGTGCCCGTCAAATTGCCTTGTATCTCTTAATCTGGGGTGAGGCCAACCAGGTCCGATTCCTGCCCGAATGCGTTTGTTTCATCTTCAAGTGTGCCGACGATTACTACACCTCACCGGAATGTCAGGCTCGCGTTGAGCCGGTGGAGGAATTCACCTACCTCAATGAGATCATCACTCCGCTGTACCAGTACTGTCGGGATCAGGGATACGAAATCGTGGATGGCAAATACGTTCGTCGTGAGGTTGACCACAACAAGATCATTGGTTATGATGACATGAACCAGCTCTTCTGGTACCCAGAAGGTATTGAgcgcatcgggttcgaagATAAAACCCGTCTGGTCGACCTTCCCATCTCTCAGAGATGGcccaaattgaaggatgtAGTCTGGAAGAAGGCCTTCTTCAAGACGTACAAGGAAACTCGCTCCTGGTTTCACATGATCACGAACTTCAACCGTATCTGGGTTATCCACCTGGGTGCTTTCTGGTTCTTTACTGCTTACAACGCTCCGACTCTATACACCATTAATTACCAGCAGCAGGTTGATAATAAACCAGAGACGCCGAAATACCTCGCCGCTGTCGGTTTCGGTGGCGCGCTTGTCTCCCTCATTCAGATTTTAGCCACCATTTTTGAATGGGCCTACGTTCCCCGTCGGTGGGCGGGAGCACAGCATCTCCGCAAGCGCTTCATGTTCCTTGTATTCGTATTCATAATCAACTTGGCTCCCGGAATTGTGATATTCAGCATCTTGCCGGGGTTGACAATGTCAGACTCAACCAAACATGGCATCGGTCTCGCTCTGGGGATTGTGCACTTTGTACTTGCAATCCTGACTACTGCGTTCTTTGCAATTCAGCCTCTGGGCGCGCTCTTTGGAAGCTACCTGAATAAAGGTGGACGGCAATATGTGGCCAGTCAGACCTTCACGGCTAGTTTCTCTCGTCTTTCCGGTAACGATATGTGGATGTCGTATGGCCTATGGGTCTGTGTGTTTGGTGCCAAGTTGTCAGAATCCTACTTCTTCTTGACGCTGTCTTTCAAGGATCCCATCCGCATTCTATCCCCAATGCAGATCCATCAGTGTACAGGTGCGAAATACATTGGCAACACGCTTTGCCACCGACAACCTCAGATCCTGCTGGGCTTGATGGCCTTCATGGACTTGACGCTCTTCTTCCTGGATAGTTACCTCTGGTACATTATTTGCAACGCAATCTTCTCTGTTGCTCGATCATTCTACTTGGGTGTCTCGATTTGGTCGCCATGGAGGAACATCTTCTCCCGACTTCCGAAGCGAATCTACTCCAAGGTTCTCGCCACTACTGATATGGAGATCAAGTACAAGCCTAAGGTCCTGATCTCGCAGGTTTGGAAcgccatcatcatctccatGTACCGTGAGCATCTCCTGGCAATCGACCACGTGCAGAAGCTGTTGTACCACCAGGTTCCCTCCGAGCAGGAAGGCAAGCGCACGCTTCGCGCCCCTACGTTCTTTGTGTCACAAGAAGATCAATCTTTCAAGACCGAGTTCTTTCCCCAGGGAAGTGAGGCTGAGCGCCGCATCTCGTTCTTCGCGCAATCGCTCTCTACACCCATGCCCGAGCCTCTCCCTGTTGATAACATGCCTACCTTCACTGTTTTGATCCCTCACTACAGTGAGAAAATTCTACTTTCGCTTCGTGAGATTATCCGCGAAGATGAGCCTTATTCGCGGGTTACTTTGCTAGAATACTTAAAGCAACTTCATCCCCACGAGTGGGATTGCTTCGTCAAGGACACCAAGATTCTGGCCGACGAGACTTCGCAATTCAATGGTGATTATGAAAAGCCCGAGAAAGACGCTGCCAAGAGCAAGGTCGATGATCTTCCTTTCTACTGCATTGGTTTCAAGTCTGCCGCTCCCGAGTACACTCTCCGCACAAGAATCTGGTCctcccttcgatcccagacCTTGTACAGGACGATCTCCGGTTTCATGAACTACAGCCGTGCTATCAAGCTGCTCTACCGCGTGGAGAATCCCGAAGTTGTTCAGATGTTCGGTGGCAACTCCGAGAAGCTTGAGCGTGAACTTGAGCGAATGGCTCGCCGCAAGTTCCGTATCTGTGTTTCCATGCAGCGCTATGCCAAATTCAGCAAGGACGAACGTGAGAACACCGAATTTTTGCTCCGCGCCTACCCTGACTTGCAGATTGCCTACCTGGATGAGGAGCCACCTGTCAATGAAGGTGACGAACCCCGTCTGTACTCCGCCTTGATCGACGGTCACTGTGAACTACTCGAGAATAACTTGCGGAAGCCAAAGTTCAGAGTTCAGCTCTCTGGAAACCCAATTCTCGGAGATGGCAAGTCTGACAATCAGAACCATTCCATTATCTTCTACCGTGGTGAATACATCCAGCTCGTTGACGCCAATCAAGACAACTACCTTGAAGAATGTTTGAAGATTCGCAGTGTGCTTGCCGAGTTCGAGGAATTGAGCACAGACAATGTTTCCCCATACGCCCCTGGAGCTGCCCTGCCTGACCAGGATCCCGTTGCCATCTTGGGAGCCCGTGAATACATTTTCTCTGAGAGTGTCGGTGTCCTGGGTGATGTCGCTGCCTCCAAGGAACAAACATTCGGTACCCTATTCGCCCGCACACTTGCTCAAATCGGTGGCAAGCTGCACTATGGTCACCCTGATTTTTTGAACGCTACTTTCATGTGCACCCGTGGTGGTGTTTCCAAAGCTCAGAAAGGATTGCATTTGAACGAGGATATCTACATCGGTATGAATGCCCTCCTCCGTGGAGGTCGAATCAAGCATTGTGAATACTATCAGTGCGGTAAGGGTCGTGATCTCGGTTTCGGATCCATTCTTAACTTCACCACGAAGATTGGTACCGGTATGGGTGAACAGATGCTGTCCCGAGAGTACTATTACCTCGGTACCCAACTGCCTCTCGATCGCTTCCTCTCTTTCTACTATGCTCACCCTGGTTTCCATCTGAACAATATGTTCATCATGGTTTCTGTGCAAATGTTCATGGTTGTCCTGATTAACCTCGGTGCCTTGAAGCATGAGACTATTACCTGCCGCTACAACCCCGACTTGCCCATTACCGATCCCCTCGTCCCTACGCTCTGCGTCAACCTGATCCCTATTATCAACTGGGTTAACCGCTGTGTCATCTCCATCTTCATTGTTTTTTGGATCTCATTCGTTCCACTAGCGGTCCAAGAATTGACAGAGAGAGGAGTGTGGCGTATGGCCACTCGTTTGGCCAAGCACTTTGGTTCGTTCTCGTTCATGTTTGAGGTCTTCGTTTGTCAGATATACTCCAATGCCGTCCACCAGAACTTGTCTTTCGGAGGCGCGCGATACATTGGTACCGGCCGTGGTTTCGCAACAGCTCGTATTCCATTCGGTGTCCTCTACTCTCGATTTGCTAGCCCTTCAATCTACTTGGGTGCTCGCCTCCTGCTGATGCTATTGTTCAGTACCACTACTGTCTGGACTCCTGCTCTGATCTGGTTCTGGGTTTCTCTGCTCGCACTATCCATCTCGCCTTTCCTATTCAACCCCCACCAATTTTCCTGGAATGACTTCTTCATTGATTACCGTGACTACATCCGCTGGCTTTCTCGTGGCAACTCCCGATCCCATGCTTCCTCTTGGATTGGTTTCTGTCGCCTTTCTCGTACCCGGACTACTGGTTACAAGCGAAAACTTATTGGTGTTCCATCGGAGAAAGGCTGCGGTGATATTCCAAAAGCGCGTCTAAGTAACATCTTTTTCAGCGAAATCGTTGGGCCTCTGATCGGTGTTGCCGTTACCCTGATTCCGTATCTGTACATCAACTCCCGCACAATGTACTCCGATGATAACAAATGGGCTGCGAATCCCATCCTTCGCGTTGCGATTGTGGGTCTTGCCCCTGTGGGTGTCAATGCCGGTGTTGCCGGCATGTTCTTCGGCCTGGCTTGTTGTATGGGCCCGGTATTTGGTATGTGCTGCAAGAAGTTCGGCGCTGTTCTCGCTGCCATCGCCCATGCCATTGCTGTGATTGTTTTCCTCCTTCTATTCCTGGCCATGTTCTTCCTTGAATCTCTCAGCTGGGCTAGAACTATCTCCGGAATGATCGCTGCGATGACTCTTCAGCGCTTCATCTACAAGCTTATCATTTCCTTAGCCCTGACGCGTGAATTCAAGAACGACCAGTCTAACATTGCCTGGTGGACCGGAAAATGGTACAATATGGGTTGGCACTCCTTCTCTCAGCCTGGACGTGAATTCCTGTGCAAGATCACTGAACTTGGTTATTTCGCCACTGATTTCTTCCTGGGCCACATTCTCCTGTTTGCTATGCTTCCGCTCCTTGCTATTCCCTACATTGACACCTTCCATTCCGTCCTCCTGTTCTGGTTGCGACCAAG CTCTCAAATCCGCCCTCCCATCTATTCCCTCAAGCAGTCCAAGCTTCGTAAGAGACGTGTTGTCCGCTTTGCCATTCTCTACTTTACCTTGCTACTTATCTTTGTCGTCATTATTGCTGCTCCCGTTGTCCTGCGGAACACAAATCAACTGGACAGCATCCTGGAGGGTGGCATCTGGAAGAGCCTCGGTGTCGCCAGCACAACAGGAATCGGACTCCTGCAGCCACTTGATCGTGGACTTAATGACACTGTCTCCTGGTATACCGGCTCTAACATCCCCAAAGGCTACACCTCAGGCACAATCCCGGCAGCCTTTGAGGGCACTGGAGTTTGGTCCATCTAA